A portion of the Acidimicrobiia bacterium genome contains these proteins:
- a CDS encoding TlyA family RNA methyltransferase: protein MTRRRLDAELVHRELAETRAAAQRLIAAGLVEVDGNPSPKPATMVDGAQGIRMVASDHPFVGRGGVKLAAALDAFPVVVAERRAIDVGASTGGFTDCLLQRGASSVVALDVGYGQLDWGLRQDDRVTVVERTNVRHADPAVLGAPFDIVVADLSFIGIATVAVQLARLGGRDTDHIVLVKPQFEAGRGEVGKRGIVRDPEIRAAAVLAAVGALEDAGLVVKGCIPSPITGAKGNREYLLWLRRDTGGMSVDAITELVRAG from the coding sequence TTGACGCGGCGCAGGCTCGACGCCGAGCTGGTACACCGCGAGCTTGCCGAGACGCGGGCGGCCGCCCAGCGGCTCATCGCTGCGGGGCTCGTCGAGGTGGACGGCAACCCGTCACCGAAGCCTGCAACGATGGTCGACGGAGCACAGGGCATCCGGATGGTCGCCTCGGATCACCCGTTCGTCGGCAGGGGAGGGGTGAAGCTGGCAGCCGCCCTCGACGCCTTTCCGGTTGTCGTTGCGGAGCGGCGGGCGATCGACGTCGGCGCCTCGACGGGGGGTTTCACCGACTGCCTGCTCCAACGGGGCGCATCGTCTGTCGTGGCACTCGACGTCGGCTACGGCCAGCTCGACTGGGGGCTGCGCCAGGACGACCGGGTCACGGTCGTCGAACGGACGAACGTCCGGCACGCAGACCCTGCCGTCCTCGGGGCGCCGTTCGACATCGTCGTGGCCGACCTGTCCTTCATCGGCATCGCGACCGTTGCGGTGCAGCTCGCCCGGCTCGGCGGCCGGGACACCGACCACATCGTTCTCGTGAAGCCGCAGTTCGAGGCGGGCAGGGGCGAGGTCGGCAAGAGGGGGATCGTGCGTGATCCGGAGATCCGCGCCGCAGCGGTGCTCGCCGCCGTCGGGGCCCTCGAGGATGCCGGGCTCGTTGTCAAGGGCTGCATCCCATCGCCCATCACGGGGGCCAAAGGCAATCGCGAGTACCTGTTGTGGTTGCGCCGCGATACTGGCGGCATGTCCGTGGACGCCATCACCGAGCTCGTGAGGGCCGGATGA
- a CDS encoding rhomboid family intramembrane serine protease, translating to MIPIRDLNPTRIFPIVTVALILVNVGAFLWQPASGTQEEIDFLYERAGIACELTTGEPLTLTEAARDQCVADSTEAPVFPDKNIWLAGIVSMFLHGGLFHILGNMWFLWIFGNNIEEAFGTFGFLVMYLAAGVVATAAFVLTNPDATVPLVGASGAIAGVLGAYLVLFPAHQVLTLLVFFFVPIPAILFLGLWFLSQFGIADVGVAWEAHVGGFVFGVLVTLPLREVLLRRVAGLHGTVRYV from the coding sequence TTGATCCCGATCAGAGATCTCAACCCGACCCGCATCTTCCCGATCGTCACGGTGGCTCTCATACTCGTGAACGTCGGGGCATTCCTCTGGCAGCCGGCTTCCGGGACGCAGGAGGAGATCGATTTCCTGTACGAGAGGGCCGGCATCGCCTGCGAGCTCACGACGGGGGAACCGCTCACGCTCACCGAAGCGGCAAGAGACCAATGCGTCGCCGACTCCACCGAGGCACCCGTGTTCCCGGACAAGAACATATGGCTCGCCGGCATCGTGTCGATGTTCCTGCACGGCGGCTTGTTCCACATCCTCGGGAACATGTGGTTCCTGTGGATATTCGGCAACAACATCGAGGAGGCATTCGGGACGTTCGGCTTCCTCGTCATGTACCTGGCTGCGGGGGTCGTCGCCACCGCGGCGTTCGTCCTCACGAACCCCGACGCCACGGTGCCGCTCGTGGGAGCGTCCGGAGCGATCGCCGGAGTGCTCGGCGCCTACCTCGTGCTGTTCCCCGCCCACCAGGTCCTCACGTTGCTGGTGTTCTTCTTCGTGCCGATCCCCGCCATCCTCTTCCTCGGGCTGTGGTTCCTGAGCCAATTCGGCATCGCGGACGTCGGGGTTGCCTGGGAGGCGCACGTCGGCGGCTTCGTGTTCGGTGTCCTCGTCACCCTGCCGCTGCGCGAGGTGTTGCTGAGACGGGTCGCCGGGCTGCATGGCACCGTCCGCTACGTGTGA